The genomic DNA TTGAAGTCAATAAAATGTAAAAATAAACATCAACACAAATTAATCGTTTTAATATCCACAATCAATTACATGAATCTTAATCTTAAGAGATATACTCAAAGTGACATACTTTATTATTTCAATAAGAACATGAAGAAAAATGGATACAACGAAATTAAACTTAAAACATTACAAAATTATCTTTATAAACTTGAAAAAGCATTTAAAGTAACTAATAACTACTACAGACATTTAGGTATTAACATGGGTACTGAGGTTCACTATGAACTCAAATACTCTAAAAAAGAATGTTACCGCATAATCAATAAACACTTTAGAGATAAAAAAGAAATAAGGCATAAAAACCGTATTAATACATACCTTAAAAACGAATTTCCTAAAAATAGGAATGTAGAAAAAGGGGAGTGTACTTATAATACTTATAATAAAAAAGAAGATAAGAACAAGACAAAATACATAGAAAGACTGCAAATAAAGAAATACGCAAAAAAAAGCAAAATCAAACCTCATGTACTTTCTTCTGTTTTAAATTTAAATCTCAGTAAAAAAGCTGCGTTTGAAATATTCAAAGCAACAAAGAAAGATGAAAATGAATCTAAGCGAAAGGCTAAAAACAGAATTAAAACAAAGCAAAAACATCTAAAAGCAATATTGAAACATACAAAGAATCAACTAATAACTGAAGGTTACTGTGAAGAAGAATTAACAAAAAAAATAAACGTGATATATGATAAATATCAACACAAACCACACTTTATCATACAAAATAGCAAATACAACGACTTAGATCAGATAACAAAAACTCTCAAAAAGTCAGTTGAACGCATTAAAGAAAGCAATGACGCAAATAAAAAGGATATTAGGAATAACGTATTTAGCATACTACTTGATCAATTAAGGCATAAAGCAAGCAATGAAGTGTTAATCCCAATATTAAAAGATTATTTAAATAAACAGAATGAACTACATTATGGTAAGGTATTTAATAACTATTATTATTATGATCTAATAAACATAATAGAGAGGGGTCAAGACTATTCAGAAAAAGTGGACTTCGAAAAAATAACTAGTTAGGGATTAATAATGAACGATATATTAGAAAGGCTTAAAGAGAAGAAATTAGAGGTTGAAGAAAAAACAGGTAAATGTTTATTTGTTAAAGTAGAAAAGAAAAACAATAGGACATTATATCATACAAAAATTATGCTAAATTTGTATGCATTTGGAATCAAAAAGAATCAAAAATCCAAATTTTTTATTTCATTTAGGAAAATTTTTGATCAACAAAAAATGGAGTCTTTTAGCTTATTCTCTTTAAAAGAGGATGATGAATTTTTAGGTATTCATTACGGTCGTAGAAAGCCTATAAAGAATCTGGTTAGGAGATATGAAGAAAATGGCGTCATGAAAGCATCTACATATTCAAGAGCTTGTTATATAGAATTTAGGTTTAAGAAGGGGAGTGTATTTTGTTATCTTGTAGGAATTTCTTACTTACTTAGAAAAGAAAAATCTCATAAAAAATATTACACTTCGTTAATTCAAAGGATTTCAGACTTAGAAACTCAAGTATATGAGTTTTATGGAAAAAAATTACCTAATGGAGGTCACATAACTAAATGGATAAAAAAGAATGCAAAGTAATTGCTACTTAATCAATTAAAGGTGGTGTAATGTAAAGAAAAATATCAAAAAATTAAGATTTAAGTACAAGAATATATAAAAATTTTAGTAAGTTTATATTATAAATAAAAGCTGGTTCGCATTGGCGGGGTAGCTTTGTAATTTGGAATTACATATAGAAATAATTAGGTTAATTATGGGAAACAAGTGGAGGTTTTTGATGGATATTACAACAAATGATCCAGTTATAACTAATACTGATCTATCAATTGAACAACAAAATGATGACTCTATGAATCGTTATGGTTTATTAAAAGAACAGTTAAAGACTAGCTTTAGCAATGAAGTCTACAATAGAGTACAGACTATGAAAATATTAAAGGAAATTAGAGATAATGACTATTATAAGCTTGATGGCTATAAAACCTTTGATGCTTTTATAAAAGATTATAAATTAGCTAAAACACAAGTTTATGATTATTTAAGAGTAGCAACTGCTATAGAAGATGGTGTAGTTGAAGAAGATTATTTGTTAAAGCATGGGTTTAAAAATACTGTGATGCTCTTAAGAAATAAAAGTTCAAAAATGATGAGAAGATCCAAAATAAATCCAATAAAACCATTAAGATTTCAGCTTAAAAAGAAAGATAGTTATGATTTTTATAAGAAAAATGCAAGACTTACAAGTTTTATTTTAGATGAAATTTTTCAAAATAGAAAAGATTGGCTTAATATACTTGTAGATCAATTTAACTCATTGAAATGATTTTGAATAAGTAATAATTTAATTATTATCAAAATCAAAAATAATTGGTTTTACTTGATAATTGTTATATTTTGATTATTAAGTAGTTGTATACCATTTAGAACTACCTTTGATGTTCGATATATATGTGCGCTTAGGGCTTAACTAAGATGTTTTATTCAAGAATGCTTAGTTAAGCTCTAAATGTTTATATTCAAGGCTTATAAATAATTTTTTTACTTAAACACAATCAATTTTTTGTAAAAAAAAATAAAAATGATTGATTTTATTTGAAAATTGTTATACTTTGATTATTATCGTAGTATTTATTGTTCTTCAATGTACTACCTTTGATGTTCGATATAGTTGGGTCTTTTAGGGCTTATTTAAGCATTTTGAGTAGAATGCTTAAATAAGCCTTAACTTTTTACCCATAAATTTAACAAAAAATCATTTGAATAATTGACAAAAACAATTTTTGCTATATATTTATATTCATTAGTGACATCAAAAGGAGTACAAATTATGAATAATAAGATTCAAAATATAAAAAACAAAATGGGTAAAGCAAATAAAAGCTTAAAAAGAAAAGAGGTTAAAGATACAGTAACAAGCAGTCAAAATATAGTAACAAATGAAAATCAAGCAAAGATAGAATATAGTATAACAAGAGGTGAAATATCCACTACTATTAATACAATAGCAGATAAAATGAATTCAAATAATATTTATGAAGTATGGAAAGCATATAAGAGTATGTATGGACTTAAAGGAATGGACTTTGCTTCAGAGAGGGAAATCTTAACACTTCTTCAGATAAACAATCTAAATCCTTTTAAAAAAGAAGCATATATAATTCCTTTTAATGGACGTTATACAGTTGTTGTAGCATATCAAACATTGCTTATACGAGCATACGAGGCTGGGTATAATAGATATACTCTTGAGTTTAAAGAAGAGCCAGTTAAAACACGTAAATTTGACTTTAAAGGTAATATAGTAGAGAGAGAAGATTTACAGTGTACAGCTTATTTCAAATCAGATGATGGTAGTCGTTACAGTTTTTCTATCTTACTTAGTGAATATTATAAGAACACACCTATATGGCGAGATAAACAAATATTCATGTTAAGGAAATGTGCAGTCAGTTGTTTATGTAGGACCTTGCCAGGAGCAGGTCTCGAGAGTATGCCATATATAAGAGAAGAATTAGGAGATGTGGACATAATTTGTGAAGAACAAAATATACAAAAAATAGAGAATACTAAAACAACCGATTCTAAATCGACAATGAAAATGCAATCCATTAGTCATGATTCTATGCTTTTTAGCAATGAAACAGTTAAGCGTGTACCTTCTAAATATTATTATTACAAGAATTTACTTCAAGCATCTAAGAGAATGCATTCACAATTAGATAATACTCCTTTTGATAGTCTAGAAATGATAGATAAGTTTTTACATCAATTACAAGAAGATGATGATTCTAATATACTTAATTATTTTGAAAACAAACCAGAGCTTAAAACAGTAGAGTACTGGACACGATTATTAAATTGTTATTTAAAAAAAACAGAGTCTGATCCAGGAGTTGTAGAAGGGTTTTCTAAATTTTTAGTGTGTAGAGAACCTAAATATGGTCAAAGTCCATTAAGGCTTTTTGGATCTATAGCTAGTGATGAGAATTTTAGTTACCTATGTAAATAGGGTGTGTAATTTTAACCTCTATTTATTTATAAAGATAAGCCTTTAAGGCTTATCTTATTCTACTTATTTAGTTTTTTAATTTCGAATACTTGTTGTACACTATTTGTACAATAGGTTTAGTGACTTGAATATATTTTTGAAATAAATTTATATTAAACATTAAATCTTCAATTGTATGATTTGATTTAAGTGTAGAAGCATCAAAGTAGGTAAACTTAGGATACTTTGGGTCATTAACCTTTTTCTTTGTTCTAGTTAAAAATACTTGTAAATACATAACATAATCAGATAACTTTGCTTCATATGCATTTAACTCTGTAAGAGTTTGTTCCTTAGGTGGCGTTGGTTCTTCTGTTAGTGATGCTATGGTTGTACATGAGAAGATAAGTGTTAAAAAAGTTAAATTTATAAGCTTTTTCAAATTAGGCCTCCTTTAACATTTTGATGTAAGTACTCATTATTTTGTTGCGTTTAGCTCTAAGTTGAGATATGTATTTTGAAAGTTCATCATACTCATCAGCAGTTTCTATTATTTCAATGTTAATTCTTAGTATTTCTTCAATTTCAGATAATAGTTTGATAGCTTCCTTTTGTTCCATTTGATATACACTAGCTTCATATAGACAGTAAAAGTAATTGACTACTTTAGTGAAAATATTAATGTATGTAGCAGTGTTTTTATTTTGGTTATTGTTTTTGATGATATCTGTAAATTTGTTTAGAATTTCAACGCTAGTTTTAGCAGTACTTAATTTCATTTTGTCTCCTTTTCATGATATGTAATTTGTGAAGGCAATTCCATATTGTTTGGGTTGCTATTAACTTTTTCTATAAATTCTTTTATTTTAGTTTGGATAGGTTCAAGATCCAACTTGATTTGTGGAGTTAATGCATTGTCTAGTATTTCCATATTTTTAGTGTAGATTTGTTCGTATTCTAAATAAAATTCACACAATAGTGAAAATGCTTTATGAGCATTCTCATTGAAACTGCCGTCTTTGAAGTTTGAAAGTGTATCAATTAAATTAGATATTGACTCTAAAGCACTATCTAGATGTTGCTTTGCAAGTATCATAACCCCTCCTTCTCATCTTTGTCTTTTTGTTTGCATTGTGTTTTAAACTTATCTAGTAAGATATTTAAAATGTCTTTAAGTACTGGTTTTAATAAAAATGCCAGCCCTAGGATTAAACCTGAGATAACAAGTAACTTATTGCCATCAATACCAAGTAAAAGCTGTGTTAAATTGTTTATATTTGTATCATTCATTTATGCTTTAACCTCACTTTAAAATTATGGTAGCTACAACTATATATCAAAAAATAGTTTTTGCTATTTAATTTATAACTTTACTAATACGGGCACTTTATAACCATCTAAGTAACCACGCTTTTGTATATACCAACCTCTAAGAACTGGGCATAAAATGTCTATATAAGCATTCTTAGCGCCGTAATAATATGCTGTTGACTTTTTTGATCCATTAGAATATTCAAGTGAGACTTTTTTTACATATTTAGTACTGCCAGCATTAATTGTTATATCAGCATAAATATCTAAGTAAATGGGCTTGTCATCATCAGAATCATAAAAAATGAGAGTTACTTCTTGATTTGAATACTCTGATGTCATATTTAATACATAAGCTTGACTTTTAAAAGAAGAAGCATAAATAGATGTACTTGAAGTTTTACTTTTTGTAGTAGTAAACCCTGAAGGGATTCCTGTTAGATATTCAGGTATTTGTGATCTTTGTAATGAACTGTAACTTGAAGTAACAAAGTAATCATCTTTGCTTAAATTGTATGTTGATAGTCCACTTCCAAGTTTATCTTTAACTTTACTATATGTATTTGAAATACTACTAGAGTCATCATTTAAAAATTTGTTAAGTATTTTACTGTAAACTTGATTTATAAAATCCTCATCTTGTTGTAATTCTGTAGCAATAGTACTTTTAATAATTTCTTTAAAATAAGTAAGTCCTTCACCTTTAAAAGTTTTTTCTTTAGTAGTTTTAAGGAAATTTTCAAAAGTAATAGCATTACAACTTGAAATACCATCATCGAGTAGTAATAAATCAGTATTTTTAACTGATTCAAGTCTATTTAAATCTTTAATTTGAATACAATCGTCTTGGTCACTCATTTATACAAACTCCTTTTAAATATTAAATTTAGCAATTTCCTTATTTTCCATGTCATATAATTTTAAAGCCCTTCCAATTGGTATTAAGTTTTTTAGGAACGTGTAAATAGATTCAGCATATCCTTTAGGAAGGAAGTGAAAAATTAAGATTTTACATTGGATATTTTCATTTTCTTTTTTATAACATAATTTGATTTTTCTATTTCTATTAGTAGTAGAACTAGGTGAGATTTTAGCAGTAAAGTTTGTTTTAACAGCACCTAGTAATTTTATATTAATAACACCATCACTTGGTACTGTAATTTCAATATCAACATTAAGAAAAGTTTTAAATAACTTAGTAAAAGATGCGTCAGTACCAATGTGTTTTAATGCATAAATAATACTATCAATATTTTTTGTAAGATCTTGAACAGGTTGTGTTTCAACATAAAATATATTAAATATCTTAGATAGCCAAGTAGCAATGAATCTAGATGTGCAGTGTTTACTAATTGGTAATCCAGTAAAGTTAGAATTTAGACTTACAAGTTCAGATAGCATTACATTAGCAAAGTTAAGTTCATTTTGTATAAACTTATCAAGTTGACTATTTCGAGTAAACCCAAGTTGATTCAAAATTTAGCTCCTAACTTTCAATATCAATGATTAATCTATGAGTAGTATCAAATACAAGCAACTCTGAAGGTTGTACAGTAATATCTTTATTTTCATTACTATTAAATTCACTACTTAAATCTGATATGTTTGTACTTGTATCATCTTTAGTTACTGCAAATATTTTCATGCTTTTAATACCTTTAATTTCATTAACGGGAGCAAGGAAATCTTGATATTCAAAGCTAATACCCATATCAGAATAATTGTTTTTGATGATGCGATCATAGATATTTCGTATTTGTTTATCAATGTTAAGATAAGTATGGTTTTTAATATCTAGACTGTATTTAACTTTAAGATAAAGATACTTTTTCTTACCAAGTGTGACTTTGTATACTTTTTTTTGATTTATTTCATTCATTCCATCAATTTCAATATCTCCTTCAAGGTTAGTACCACTAGGAACAGTCTCATAAAGCATTTTCCAAAGATTGGCTTTAAATTTAGAATCTTGAATTTGAGCTTTTGATGTATTTAATACAGATTCATTTAAGAGTAGATATATCTTAACCTTACCAGCTTCACTTGTAAGATTAGCATATTCAACTTTATCTAGGTTAAGTAATGCTTTTATTACACCAGGTTGGGTAATACTATTTGAAGTTATATATTTTTGAATAATTTGGAAAAATTCTCCACCGGGTTGCATTTTATCAAAAAATAAATTAAGTTCATTAATGATCTGTTCTTCTACAATTGAAAGTGAGGTTGCTATAATATTATAAATTGAAGATGGGTCATCACTTATTACAACATTATACATTTGCATTAAATATTCTTTTTTAGTCTCTACGATTTGTGAAATATTTTGTTTTAAAATTCCAAAATTGGGATCAAATATGATACTCATGTATTAATAACCGTTTCAAGTGAGTCACCTGGGAAGTAAAATGTAATATTTAATTTTTTAAGTTTAATTTCAACTTTGATTCCTACAAGATTAATTTGTAATTCATTAATTACGTTGTAAAAGTATGTTTTAATTTGATTTAGCTTTCCTAGTTTACATACTTTTAAAAGATATAAATAGTCAAGTCCCCACTGTGGTGCGTAAGATATACTTCCCTTTAGTGTTTTAAGAAATATAAATAATCGTTGTTTTTGTTCTTCAACACCATCTATGATATTTAAGTCATTGTTAAATATTAAATCGAAGTTGTTATTAATTTTGATATCCAATCTTTATTACCTTTAACCACGAAAATAAATATATAACTATTTTAGCAAAAATCTAACCAAGTAAATCATAAATTCTGTTTCTAAGACTATAAAGACCAGCTCTACTAGATTCATCTATAATAGCTTGACCAGTAACTCTTAAATTAGTAATAGCGTATGTTATATCAATTAAAATACTTTTTAAAGTTTCAGAATTGTTGCTTATATCAATTTTATTATTAGATTTAATTCGAACTTTATTTTTACCTATTAAATCAAGATTGTAATTTGAATTAATATCAATGTCATCATTAGCTTTAATTACAACATCATCTTCAGCCTTAATACTAAAATCGACACAATTAATGTTGATGTTTTGATTTGCATTTAGATTGATATCGTGATCAGAATTTGCGTTGATTTGATTGTTAGATTTAATATCAATTTTATTAATGGTTTTTAATTTGATATCATCACAAGCCATTTCTAGATATTTGGGATTTATAATACTTAATATATAGAAATGATTTTTGTCAAAGTTAATATTATCATCGTGATTGAAAAGGTTGATATTAGATTGAAGTAATAATACCATTTCACCTTCATTTGGGTTTATGTTAATATTTGATATGTTTTGTGTTTCAATTTCGATGTTATCAAATTCTTCAATTATTACAACACCTTTTTGTGAATTTGGATCAAAGGTTTTAACTTTACCTATTTTAGTAATGAAGATATTACTAAATATCCATTTTTTTATTTCTTCTTGTGTTAGGGCAGATCCATATAGATTTTGATTCATTCTATAAAATTCGTAGTTAGAGTGCATATGTATCT from Borrelia coriaceae includes the following:
- a CDS encoding plasmid maintenance protein, whose amino-acid sequence is MKSIKCKNKHQHKLIVLISTINYMNLNLKRYTQSDILYYFNKNMKKNGYNEIKLKTLQNYLYKLEKAFKVTNNYYRHLGINMGTEVHYELKYSKKECYRIINKHFRDKKEIRHKNRINTYLKNEFPKNRNVEKGECTYNTYNKKEDKNKTKYIERLQIKKYAKKSKIKPHVLSSVLNLNLSKKAAFEIFKATKKDENESKRKAKNRIKTKQKHLKAILKHTKNQLITEGYCEEELTKKINVIYDKYQHKPHFIIQNSKYNDLDQITKTLKKSVERIKESNDANKKDIRNNVFSILLDQLRHKASNEVLIPILKDYLNKQNELHYGKVFNNYYYYDLINIIERGQDYSEKVDFEKITS
- a CDS encoding DUF226 domain-containing protein, giving the protein MNDILERLKEKKLEVEEKTGKCLFVKVEKKNNRTLYHTKIMLNLYAFGIKKNQKSKFFISFRKIFDQQKMESFSLFSLKEDDEFLGIHYGRRKPIKNLVRRYEENGVMKASTYSRACYIEFRFKKGSVFCYLVGISYLLRKEKSHKKYYTSLIQRISDLETQVYEFYGKKLPNGGHITKWIKKNAK
- a CDS encoding chromosome replication/partitioning protein, whose translation is MDITTNDPVITNTDLSIEQQNDDSMNRYGLLKEQLKTSFSNEVYNRVQTMKILKEIRDNDYYKLDGYKTFDAFIKDYKLAKTQVYDYLRVATAIEDGVVEEDYLLKHGFKNTVMLLRNKSSKMMRRSKINPIKPLRFQLKKKDSYDFYKKNARLTSFILDEIFQNRKDWLNILVDQFNSLK
- a CDS encoding recombinase RecT, with the protein product MNNKIQNIKNKMGKANKSLKRKEVKDTVTSSQNIVTNENQAKIEYSITRGEISTTINTIADKMNSNNIYEVWKAYKSMYGLKGMDFASEREILTLLQINNLNPFKKEAYIIPFNGRYTVVVAYQTLLIRAYEAGYNRYTLEFKEEPVKTRKFDFKGNIVEREDLQCTAYFKSDDGSRYSFSILLSEYYKNTPIWRDKQIFMLRKCAVSCLCRTLPGAGLESMPYIREELGDVDIICEEQNIQKIENTKTTDSKSTMKMQSISHDSMLFSNETVKRVPSKYYYYKNLLQASKRMHSQLDNTPFDSLEMIDKFLHQLQEDDDSNILNYFENKPELKTVEYWTRLLNCYLKKTESDPGVVEGFSKFLVCREPKYGQSPLRLFGSIASDENFSYLCK
- a CDS encoding BBA14 family lipoprotein, coding for MKKLINLTFLTLIFSCTTIASLTEEPTPPKEQTLTELNAYEAKLSDYVMYLQVFLTRTKKKVNDPKYPKFTYFDASTLKSNHTIEDLMFNINLFQKYIQVTKPIVQIVYNKYSKLKN
- a CDS encoding BlyB family putative holin accessory protein codes for the protein MKLSTAKTSVEILNKFTDIIKNNNQNKNTATYINIFTKVVNYFYCLYEASVYQMEQKEAIKLLSEIEEILRINIEIIETADEYDELSKYISQLRAKRNKIMSTYIKMLKEA
- a CDS encoding BlyB family putative holin accessory protein, yielding MILAKQHLDSALESISNLIDTLSNFKDGSFNENAHKAFSLLCEFYLEYEQIYTKNMEILDNALTPQIKLDLEPIQTKIKEFIEKVNSNPNNMELPSQITYHEKETK
- a CDS encoding DUF685 domain-containing protein encodes the protein MSDQDDCIQIKDLNRLESVKNTDLLLLDDGISSCNAITFENFLKTTKEKTFKGEGLTYFKEIIKSTIATELQQDEDFINQVYSKILNKFLNDDSSSISNTYSKVKDKLGSGLSTYNLSKDDYFVTSSYSSLQRSQIPEYLTGIPSGFTTTKSKTSSTSIYASSFKSQAYVLNMTSEYSNQEVTLIFYDSDDDKPIYLDIYADITINAGSTKYVKKVSLEYSNGSKKSTAYYYGAKNAYIDILCPVLRGWYIQKRGYLDGYKVPVLVKL
- a CDS encoding DUF735 family protein — its product is MNQLGFTRNSQLDKFIQNELNFANVMLSELVSLNSNFTGLPISKHCTSRFIATWLSKIFNIFYVETQPVQDLTKNIDSIIYALKHIGTDASFTKLFKTFLNVDIEITVPSDGVINIKLLGAVKTNFTAKISPSSTTNRNRKIKLCYKKENENIQCKILIFHFLPKGYAESIYTFLKNLIPIGRALKLYDMENKEIAKFNI
- a CDS encoding DUF276 domain-containing protein (DUF276 is restricted to Borreliella and related spirochetes.) is translated as MSIIFDPNFGILKQNISQIVETKKEYLMQMYNVVISDDPSSIYNIIATSLSIVEEQIINELNLFFDKMQPGGEFFQIIQKYITSNSITQPGVIKALLNLDKVEYANLTSEAGKVKIYLLLNESVLNTSKAQIQDSKFKANLWKMLYETVPSGTNLEGDIEIDGMNEINQKKVYKVTLGKKKYLYLKVKYSLDIKNHTYLNIDKQIRNIYDRIIKNNYSDMGISFEYQDFLAPVNEIKGIKSMKIFAVTKDDTSTNISDLSSEFNSNENKDITVQPSELLVFDTTHRLIIDIES
- a CDS encoding DUF777 family protein — encoded protein: MNQNLYGSALTQEEIKKWIFSNIFITKIGKVKTFDPNSQKGVVIIEEFDNIEIETQNISNININPNEGEMVLLLQSNINLFNHDDNINFDKNHFYILSIINPKYLEMACDDIKLKTINKIDIKSNNQINANSDHDINLNANQNININCVDFSIKAEDDVVIKANDDIDINSNYNLDLIGKNKVRIKSNNKIDISNNSETLKSILIDITYAITNLRVTGQAIIDESSRAGLYSLRNRIYDLLG